A portion of the Magnolia sinica isolate HGM2019 chromosome 17, MsV1, whole genome shotgun sequence genome contains these proteins:
- the LOC131230884 gene encoding putative clathrin assembly protein At4g25940, whose amino-acid sequence MNVTKCSKHLVLKESFKIYCSMNDGIINLILDFFDMSRHDAVKALNIYKRAGHQAQNLADFYEFCKGLELTRNFQFPTLR is encoded by the exons ATGAATGTGACAAAATGCTCAAAGCACTTG GTATTGAAGGAGAGTTTTAAAATATATTGTTCCATGAATGATGGAATCATCAATCTTATTCTAGAT TTTTTTGATATGTCAAGACATGATGCTGTCAAAGCCCTCAACATTTATAAAAGAGCAGGCCACCAG GCACAAAATCTtgctgatttttatgaattttgcaAAGGCTTGGAGCTCACTAGAAATTTCCAATTTCCAACTTTGAgatag